The Dethiosulfovibrio faecalis genome contains the following window.
GACGGAGATCCCTATATGGCGGTTATAGACGGCAGGCTTCTCTGGATACAGGACTGCTACACCGCCACAGCGGACTATCCCTACTCCGAACCGGTACTGATAGGAACCGGAAGAGGGCGGTCCAGGATCAACTACATAAGAAACAGCGTCAAGGCCACCGTGGACGCCTACGACGGCACCATGACCTTCTACGTGATGAACGAGAACGACCCCCTTATAGATACCTGGAGAAAGATATTCCCCGACCTCTTCACCGACGGATCGAAGATGCCAGCGGAGGTAAAAGAACACATCAGGTACCCCAAGGGGCTCTTCTCAATACAGAGCGAGATATACAGGACATACCACATGAAAAACCCCAACACCTTCTACAACAAGGAGGACGTCTGGGAGACCATGAGGGACGGCGACGACAGGACGACGATGGACTCGTATTACCTAATGATGAAACTTGCGGGAGAGCAAGAGACCGAGTTCGCTATAATATCCCCCTTCATGCCTGTGGGGAAGAATAACCTCATAGCCTGGCTGGCAGGAAGGTCCGACGGAGATAACTACGGGGAGCTCTTGGTCTACAAGTTCCCGAAACAGAAGTTGATCTACGGACCGACCCAGGTAAACGCCCTGGTGGACCAGACCCCGGAGATATCGGCTCAGCTCTCCCTCTGGACCCAGAGGGGATCGGACGTCATAAGGGGTAACATGCTGGTCATACCGATAGACAACTCTCTTCTCTACGTCCAGCCACTGTACCTGAAGGCAGATAGGGGAGACCTGCCGGAACTCAAAAGGGTAATAGTCTCCACCGGCGGCAGAGTCGCTTGGGCAGAGGACTTCGGAACAGCCCTGTCCAAGCTGCTGGGACTCTCCGCCCCGCCCGAGATGATTCCATCCCTCAAAACTGAGACGGGAGTGGGTATGGACATACACCAACTGGCCGAAAGGGCCCAGGAAGCCTGGGAGGAATCCCAGAAGGCCCTTCAAGGAGGGGACTGGTCGTCCTACGGAGATTGGATGAAAGAGCTTGAAAAGGCCATAAGGCAGATGACCGACATGGCCGATACAGCCGAGTAGAATAGAAACGAGAGAGAGGGGAGGTCCTGAGGACCTCCCCTCTCTCTCGTTGAAAGTGAAAGAAGAAAAGAGGTATTATCTTAGAAGGGATGGGATACCTTTCTTACTTTTCTTTACTCTAGCCTTACAACACCGATATAGAAAGCCCTGAACGGTCAGGATATCATGCAGAAGAGAGGGGGAGAAAAATGAAGACAAAAGGATCGAGATGGCTGAGATACGGGGTTCAACTGGGATTTCTGGCTTTTCTGACCTACGTGGGATACATGCATCAGAAACTGGGAGGCGGCCCTCAGGGGGCTCCTCCGGTGGACGCCCTATGTCCATTGGGAGGGGCGGAGAGCATCTACGGTTACATCACCTCCGGGACCTGGCTGAGGAGAACCGCTCCCAGCGCATTGATACTGTTCGTAGCTGTGGCGCTGATGACCGTCTTGCTGGGAAGGATCTTCTGCGGATGGATATGTCCTCTCGGGACCATAGGGGAGTGGTCCTCGAAGATAGGCAAAAAGCTGGGAATAAAACAGATAGAGATTCCCGACGGTCCGGACAGAATAATGAGACTGGGTAAGTACGTAGTCATGGCCATAGCGGTGTTCGGAGCCTGGTACTACGGAACCCTCCTCTGGAGGGACTACGACCCATGGGTGGCCTGGATGCACATATCCGCCGGATGGGCCGAGGTGGAGGAGAGCCCCTGGGCCTTCGCCGTCCTGTTCGGGACCGTGATAGGGGCGTCGTTCTTCGTAGAGAGGTTCTGGTGCCGCTATCTGTGTCCTCTGGGAGGGTTACTGAGCATTCTCCAGAAATTCAGCCTGGTCAAGGTTCGAAGAGACGATTCAACCTGCGTCCACTGCATGAAATGCGACCGTTCCTGTCCCATGGGGCTCAAACCAGAGTCGGTAAAGGTGGTCACTTCGGGAGACTGCATAGCCTGCGGCGAATGCGTCGAGAGCTGTCCCGTGTCGAACACCCTGGAGACCGGGACATCCGGCCGAAAAATCTCGCCTATGGCGATGGGGATCGTCGGGCTGATAATCTTCTTCGGAATCTACGGGACGGCCAAGACCACCGGATACTGGCAGACCTACGCATCAGCGCCCAAGGGAGTCACCGTCGAGGATCCGGCCGAATACGTCTACGGATGGATGAGTCTCGAACAGGTTTCGGATCAGGTGGGCCTTCCCATCGAAAAGCTCGTGGAGATAGGGAACTTGCCCGAGGGAATCCCCACCGACGTGGCTATGAAGAGGGTAGAGGGGGTGGACGATCACGAATTCACCGAGGCCCTTTCTCTTTGGTTCGAGGCCAACGACGTGCCGAAGACGGAGATGTCCACTATTCCGGAAAATCCGGACGAGATAAAGGGCAGTCTGACCCTGTTGGAGATAGGAACGATGTACGGGGTGGACCCATCCGAGATAGTGGATATGCTGAGAGATAAAGGGTGGACAGGCGAGATTTCCCTGGAAGAACCTGTGAAAGACATCGCAAAGAGCAGAGGCGAGGAAGTCCAGGTGATCAGGGACGCTGTAAAGGATATTTTAGGCAAATAACTTTCGGCAGCCCCTTGAGAAAAAGTTCGAAAGAGGGTATGCTGTTCGAGGTAGATCAAGTTTTTCTCCATACCAACAACCTCCAGACCGACGACGGCGGACCATATGGTCCGCCGTCGTCGGTCTGTTTTTTAGAGATGCCCTCTAGGCTTTCGATACCGCTTCCGCCATGTTGGCCCCCAACTTATGAGCCTCCTCCAGGTCCTTACGATCGGGACGGCTCAATACCTCCACCTCCGGCTCCACCTTGGTCCAGCAGCTCTGCTCGGCGAAGGCCCTCATAGGCTTCATCGCGGCACCCTTGCTCCAGGTATAGGAGCCGCATATTCCTACGAAACGGCCGGATACCTTTTTGCCCTCCACTATGTCCATGAAGTGTTTTATCTTAGGGAACACACCTCCGTTGTAGCTGCACCCCACGAGGATCAACCCCCTGCACCGCCACAGATCCCTGACCAGCTCGGAAAGATCCGCCGTGGCGGAGTTTCTGACGGTAACGTCGGTGATGCCTCCGGAGTGAACTCCCTCGGCCACCGCCTCGGCAAGCCGGGCGGTGTTGCCGTACATGGATCCGTAGACCACCAACACCGCCCGGTCCGTCTCGTTCCGGGCCATTTTTTCGTAGAAGTCTATTATATAGTCCGGGTCTTTCCTGTAGACCGGTCCATGAGAGGGACACACTATGGCTATATCCAGCTTCATGTCCCTTATCTTGTTCAGTGCCTTCATCACGAAGGACGAGTATTTGCCCACTATGTTGGCGTAGTAGCGATAGGTTTCGTCCCTGTAGGAGTCGAGCTCCAACTGGTCGTCGAACACCCCTCCGTCCAGAGCTCCGAAGCTGCCGAAGGCGTCGCAGGAGAAAAGAGCCTTGGTGGATGTATCGTAGCTAGCCATGGTTTCCGGCCAGTGGACCATGGGGATGAGGGCGAAGGTCAGCTTATGGTCTCCCAGGTCCAGAACGTCTCCGTCCTTCACCTCCAGGGATTTTGGCAGAGGACCGTAGAACTGGGTCAAGAACTTCAGGGTCTTGTCGTTTCCGACCACAGTTATGTCCGGGAAGGCCTGGACCATTACCTCAACGGCTCCCGAGTGGTCCGGTTCAACGTGGTTGACTATCATGTAGTCCACGGTCTTATCCGGACCGAGGATGGCCTTTAGGTTCTCGACGTACTGGGGATAGAAGTCGGCCTTGACCCCGTCGATGACCGCCACCTTATCGTCCGCTACCATGTAGGAGTTGTAGGATATCCCCCGATCCAGAGGCCATAGGGCCTCGAAAAGATCGGTGGTCCTGTCGTTGACCCCGACCCACCAGGTTTTATCGGCTATCTGAACAGGTCCCTTCATTCCTCATCGCCTCCCTTATTTTTTAGTCAACTCTCGACGGGCCTGAGTCCGCCGTCCCTTTCGACCGTGAATTTCCCGACCATGGACTGAAGATCCTCCATCGACTCGGCCAGAGACTCGGCTTCCTTGGCCACCTTCTCCGCCGCCTTGGTGGTCCTTTCCGTGGCGTCCTGGATGGAGTTCATCGACTCGACAGATTCCATGGTGGAGTCGGTGACAGACTGTATGGCGGAGGTCATCTCCTCGCTGGAGGCGGCCTGTTCCTCCGCTACCGCCGCTAGGTTCTGTATGGCCTCGTTGACGTTCTCCATCTGGGCCGTTGCCTTCTGAAGCTGTTCCTCGGCCTCCTTGGCCTCCTTCACGGCCTCGGACAGAATAGAACCGGTGTTCTCAGTGGCCGATATGGACCTCTT
Protein-coding sequences here:
- a CDS encoding 4Fe-4S binding protein, translating into MKTKGSRWLRYGVQLGFLAFLTYVGYMHQKLGGGPQGAPPVDALCPLGGAESIYGYITSGTWLRRTAPSALILFVAVALMTVLLGRIFCGWICPLGTIGEWSSKIGKKLGIKQIEIPDGPDRIMRLGKYVVMAIAVFGAWYYGTLLWRDYDPWVAWMHISAGWAEVEESPWAFAVLFGTVIGASFFVERFWCRYLCPLGGLLSILQKFSLVKVRRDDSTCVHCMKCDRSCPMGLKPESVKVVTSGDCIACGECVESCPVSNTLETGTSGRKISPMAMGIVGLIIFFGIYGTAKTTGYWQTYASAPKGVTVEDPAEYVYGWMSLEQVSDQVGLPIEKLVEIGNLPEGIPTDVAMKRVEGVDDHEFTEALSLWFEANDVPKTEMSTIPENPDEIKGSLTLLEIGTMYGVDPSEIVDMLRDKGWTGEISLEEPVKDIAKSRGEEVQVIRDAVKDILGK
- a CDS encoding FprA family A-type flavoprotein, producing MKGPVQIADKTWWVGVNDRTTDLFEALWPLDRGISYNSYMVADDKVAVIDGVKADFYPQYVENLKAILGPDKTVDYMIVNHVEPDHSGAVEVMVQAFPDITVVGNDKTLKFLTQFYGPLPKSLEVKDGDVLDLGDHKLTFALIPMVHWPETMASYDTSTKALFSCDAFGSFGALDGGVFDDQLELDSYRDETYRYYANIVGKYSSFVMKALNKIRDMKLDIAIVCPSHGPVYRKDPDYIIDFYEKMARNETDRAVLVVYGSMYGNTARLAEAVAEGVHSGGITDVTVRNSATADLSELVRDLWRCRGLILVGCSYNGGVFPKIKHFMDIVEGKKVSGRFVGICGSYTWSKGAAMKPMRAFAEQSCWTKVEPEVEVLSRPDRKDLEEAHKLGANMAEAVSKA